The following nucleotide sequence is from Elusimicrobiota bacterium.
GGGCCGCCGCCGCGGTGGCCGGTTCGTTCTCCTTGAGCAGGGCGTGCGCGGTGTGGATGACGGCCAGCGCGTTGTTGAACTCGTGGCTGACGCCAGAGACGAGCTGGGATTTCAGCCGCCCCATCCGGCGCTCCTTCTCGAACTGGGCGTTGAGCTGGTCGGCCATGGACCGCATCGCGGCGAGCAGGTCGCGGACCTCGGGCGGGCCGTCCTTCATCTCGAGGATCCAGGGCTTGCCCAGCGTCCAGGAGCCGGCCTGCGCCCGCAGGCGGGAGACGGGCTGGAGGATGATCCGCGCGACCGCGGCCGCGACGGCGATGGAGCCGAACAGTCCGAAGCCGAGGACGGCGGCGAAGGTGAGTAGGGCCGCCTCGCGAGCGGCGCGGCGCTGGATGTCGAGGCGGACGAAGGAGACGCGCCCAAAGTGCGCCATCCGCTCATGCAGGCCGTCGACGGTCTCGTTGTCGATGGCCTGGCGGACCGCCTCGGAGCGCGTGAGACCGCCCGCGCGGACGCGGCGGAACAGCTCGGCCTGGGCGGCGTCGTAGACGAGGAATTCGCGCCCGATCTTCTCCCATTCGAGGCGCTCGTACGGCTCGTGCAGAAGAAGGCCGATGCGCGAGTGCGCGGCGGCGAAGCCACGGGCGATCTCGGAGCGGCGGGCGAGCCAGACGGGGTCGCGAGTGGTCAGGTAGTTGTCGGCGAAGGCGTCGATGCGGCGCAGGTCGGCTCGGTGGGTGGGCAGCTCGGAGAGGACCATGATCTGGTCCGCGAACCCGCTGCCGAGGCGGTCCTCGGTCCGGCTGTGCGTCAGGTACGCCACGGTGGAGACCGCGGCGAACACGCCCAAGGTGGTCGCCAGGACCGCGGTCAGGCGCGCGCGCAGGGACCAGTTCCTCACCCCTTCATGATGCGAATTCCGGAGGGAGGGCGCAATCCGGTCGGATGCCGTCGGCCGTAGGGCCCAGCCCCGAGGGGACCTTCGCCTCAGGCGGCGGACGACGGAGAAGCTTATACTGATATCGTGAGGTTCATACGGCCTTCCCGGCTGCTCCTGGCCCTGGCTCTCGCGGCCGCGTCGGCCCGCGCGGCGGCCCCGGTCTCCTTGGCCGTGCCGCGCCTCTCCTTCGCGCCCTTGGCCGGGCCGGTCGTCCTCCCGTCGGCCGCCGCCGGCTTCGTGCCCGTTCCGCTCTCGGCCCCCGCGAGTCTGGCTCCCTCCCTCCTTCCCGCTCCGGCTCAGGTCTCCCCGCTGCGGGTCCAGCCGGCCGCGCAGGCTCTCGCCTCTGTGCCCGCCGCTCCGGACGCGGCCGAGCCGGACGCGCTGAACCGCTACGCGGACTTCTTCGACGGCGCCGCGCCGGCGTCGGACGGCGAAGCCGTCTCGCCGCGGCTCGCCGTCGAGCCGGGGCCGACCCTCCGCCAGCCGCTCCAGCTCGACATCGTGCGCGGCGCCGTCGCGCGCGCCCTTCCCGCCCTGCGCGAGAGCGTTGCTCTCGGGGGCTGGAACGGTCCGCACACGACGCTCGACGAGTCGTGCTGCGGCGACGCGGCGCCGAAGCTCGCCCTGCTCCTGCGCGCGCAGGGAGTCCCCGCCCGTCTCGTCGAGGCGGAGTTCCACTACTACGTCCTCCTCGACCTTCCGGACGGCCAGATCATCGTGGATCCGACCGTCCGCCAGTTCTTCGGCAAGAAGCAGGCGCCGAAGACGATCCCTCACGTCTTCGCCGGGACCATCGGGGACCTGAACGCGTTCTTCCAGCGCCACGCCGCCTCGAAGACGACGAAGTACGACCCGCGTAGGATCTACTTCCGGGACGCCGCGGTCCGCGAGGACGCCCTCCTCGCGTTCGAGGCGAAGTTGCGCGCCGGCGGCGAGGCCGACCACGGGCCCCTGCGCCGCTTCCTCGGCCTGCCGCCCGTCGCGCCCCGTCCGATCACGCGCTAATTCCTATAATCGGGGAGCATGACCGAGGCTCCCGACAAGACCGACCGCGACCGCGCGCGCCTGAGCCTCGACGCCAGCGTCGTCGTCGAGGCCGGCGCCGGCACCGGCAAGACCACCCTGCTGACCGACCGCATCCTGTTCCTCGTGCTCGCCGGGGAGAAGCCCTCGCGCGTCGAGGAGGTCGTCGCGCTGACCTTCACCGAGAAGGCGGCCGGCGAGATCAAGGTCCGGCTGTCGGAGCGGCTCGCGGAGCTGTCCTCCCGCCTCTCCTCGGGGGTCCTCTCTCCCGAGGCCGCGGAGCGCGCCGACCGGACCCTCGGGGAGCTCGAGACGCGCTTCAAGACCCCCGGCGCGGCCGTCCTGACGCGGGCCCGCGTCGCCCTCGAGGACCTCGACAAGGCGCCGATCGGCACCATCCACTCGTTCTGCTCCCAGCTGCTGCGGCTGTACCCGCTCGAGGCCCGCGTCGACCCCGGCTTCCGCGTCGACGAGGGCGAGGGGTTCGACGAGCTGTTCGTCTCGGAGTGGGCGCGCTGGCTCGACGACGAGCTGGGCGAGCGCCCGCCCCGCCGGGCGCGCTGGCTGGAGATGCTCGCGGCCGTCTCCCTCGAGGACCTGGAAGGCCTGGCCCGCGAGCTGGGCTCGGAGAGGTTCGCGCCGGAGTCCGTGGGCGCGCCCGACCCCGCCGCCGCGGCGGCCCTGAGGGCGCTCGCCGAGCGCGCCGCCGCGCTCCCGGCCGGACGCCCCAAGCCGCGCGGCGGGGTCCTCGACGCGCTGATCGCGATCGAGAAGCGCCTGACGGCGGCGGCCGAGGCCGCCGAGGCCGAGGATCCGCCCCTCGGTCTTCCCGAGCCGCCGGAGGTCCCGAACGCGAAATGGCCCAA
It contains:
- a CDS encoding HAMP domain-containing histidine kinase; translated protein: MRNWSLRARLTAVLATTLGVFAAVSTVAYLTHSRTEDRLGSGFADQIMVLSELPTHRADLRRIDAFADNYLTTRDPVWLARRSEIARGFAAAHSRIGLLLHEPYERLEWEKIGREFLVYDAAQAELFRRVRAGGLTRSEAVRQAIDNETVDGLHERMAHFGRVSFVRLDIQRRAAREAALLTFAAVLGFGLFGSIAVAAAVARIILQPVSRLRAQAGSWTLGKPWILEMKDGPPEVRDLLAAMRSMADQLNAQFEKERRMGRLKSQLVSGVSHEFNNALAVIHTAHALLKENEPATAAAAPWHDMLAANIRALSTMATNLLNLGRLEAGKFDLEIQRVDAAALLRGALARLEILATRKKLSVRLDAPETELPCAGDPDALSLVVANLFTNAVKYTHEGGTVTLGARGLPGGRVELSVSDTGIGVAPEDREKIFAGYFRSEEGKREAKGFGVGLALSRMILEAHGTDLELETEQGKGSRFSFRLPAYALGGAADLRTPSAY